The genome window TGGACACAAATAATTTAAGACCCGGGCAGGAACAGTTCCTGCCGCGATACGCGACGAAGATGAGGGAAAGGTGAGACACCATGCTCTGGCAGGGGAGGTCAGTGAGGAAGTACACGGGCGCGCGGTACCACCAGCGGCTCGTGAAGAGGAGGAGGGAGATCGGTTCTGCGCCGACAGATAGCCACATCGGGAAGGACCGGCGCGTCGTCGTGAGGACGACGGGCGGCAACGTGAAAGTGAGGACGATGCGCGCGGAGTACGCGAACGTCGCAGACCCGGCGACGGGGACCGTCCGGCGCGTGCGCATCGAGACGGTGGAGGAGAACGTCGCGAACCCCAACTACGTCCGCCGCAACCTCCTCACGAAGGGCGCGATCGTGAGGACCGAGATAGGCCGCGCGCGGATCGTGAGCAGGCCGGGGCAGGAAGGCGTGATCAACGCCGTCCTCCTGAAGTGAGGTCCCGGCGCGTGGTCTGCGCCGGCCGGTCACCGACTCTTTTCCAAGGTACAGGAACGGTGCGCAGGGCTGCCGGGGTCCCGGCACCCGCGGGCGAAAAAGGGGAGATTTAATCCGTGGCCACGAAGGCGGTCTTCCCGACCTTCGCGTAGACGCCGCAGACGGGACAGGTGTACGTGTCGGGCAGGTCCTCGAAGGCCGTCCCGGGCTTTATCCCGTTCTTCGGCTCGCCCCTCTCCGGGTCGTAGATGTACCCGCACACGACGCAGCGGTACCGCCCCGTCGGCGCTTCCAGCGCGGTGAACGCACTCTTCCCGATCTTTGCCTTCCCGCAGACCGGGCACGTGTAGCTGCTCGGGAGATCCTCGAACGCCGTTCCCGGCGGGATCCCGTTCTTCGGTTCACCCCGCGCCGGATCGTAGATATAACCGCACGCTTCGCACCTGTAGGGTTTCATCTTTTTCATGCCAATCCCTCAGTAGTTCCAGTTGCGCGATGCAACACATGAGAGGAAGGCCGGTGAGGGTAATAAATATACCCAATTGCGAATTGCGGACAGAGAATGACTCCCCCGCGGACAACCGCTCGCGAGGGATCGCACTCCCGCCGGCAGCACGCAGGGCACCGCGCGTTCCCGGGCGTTCAAAAGTCGTATCCGGAAAAAGGTGTGCGTGGTGTAGGAGGAGGACTGTGACGGATACGACTTTTGCCGAATATTTTATTCACATTATTATAATATAAATATTTTGATA of Methanolinea sp. contains these proteins:
- a CDS encoding rubredoxin, whose translation is MKKMKPYRCEACGYIYDPARGEPKNGIPPGTAFEDLPSSYTCPVCGKAKIGKSAFTALEAPTGRYRCVVCGYIYDPERGEPKNGIKPGTAFEDLPDTYTCPVCGVYAKVGKTAFVATD
- a CDS encoding 30S ribosomal protein S8e produces the protein MLWQGRSVRKYTGARYHQRLVKRRREIGSAPTDSHIGKDRRVVVRTTGGNVKVRTMRAEYANVADPATGTVRRVRIETVEENVANPNYVRRNLLTKGAIVRTEIGRARIVSRPGQEGVINAVLLK